CAGCGTCCGGCAATGTCCCCTACGACACTCACGCCGCGTCGACGCGACGCGCTCCGTGCGCTCGTCGCGGTCCTCCTGCTCGTCGGGCCGGTCTGGATTCCCGCCCTCCATCTCGACGACCCGACCTACCAGTACGAGCGGACACGGGTCGTCGTCGACGGGGGCGGCGTGGCCCTCGTGAACGGGTCCGAGGCTCCGCCTCGAACGACGCCGAGTGACAGGATCGTCTGCGCGGGCACCGCCTCCCGCGCGTGTGCCTTCGAGCGACACCTGACCCGGAACCACACCGTTCTCACGGGGATCTACGCCAGCACCCCCGGCGAGCGGACGGACACGTTCGCCGTCGGTCCCGACCGATACGACTACGTCCAGATCGACGGCACGATCTACGAACCCGTCACGCTGGCGAACCGCTCCCGGACGTACGTCGTCGCGAACGGCACCGTCTATCGACGAGGAACGGCACCGGACGGGGTCGCCACCAGCGGCACCCTGTACCGGAGCGAGCTGTCGCTCAGACGGGCGTCGGCGACCGAGGCGCTGGCCGACGTGTCCCGGGATCCCGACGCGGTTCCGGCACCCATCGGCCGAGCCGCCGAGACTGGTGTCGGGACCAGCCACACCAGACTGGACGTCCCCCAGACACCGATCCGAACCGATGACGGGACGTACTCCCGGGTCTATCTCGCCGAGTGGCGCGGACCGGTCGTCGAGAGCGGCTGGATCGAGACGCTGCTCGTGGTCGGGTCCTCGATAGCGGGGCTGGTTACGCTGTACCGGCTTCGTCGTCGCGTCGAGATCACGTACGTCGGTCCGCGGGAGGAGCACGACTCCGAGCCCTGAGCTTCGGGCGTGTCATACTGTTTATTGTAACTGTTTACCGGTGGTTCGCCGAGACGGTCCGGCGAATCACCGGTACCGACTTACAGTAATCCGTATCAGACCCGCGCCAGCCACCGCTCGGGGTGGTCGAGTTCCGCGTCAGTCGGGAGGTTCTCCGGGCGCTCCCACACGGCGCTCGCCCCCTCTAACCCCCGCTCGTCGGCGACGGTGCGGAAGAAGGCCGCTCCGCGTTCGTACTGCCGGCGCTTCAGGCCGAGGCCGAGCAGTCGCCGAGCGAGTCGGGCGACGGGACCGCCACCCTGCCGTCGCGCGTCGAGTTTCGCCCGCAGGTCGGCGTAGTCGTCGTCGAACGCCCGGTCCATCAGGAGTTCGGCGTACCCCTCTACCGCCGTCATCGCCGTGTCGAGTTCGGCGAACGCCTCGCGGTCCAACTCGCCCGTCGCGAGGGCGTCGACGCCGCGTTCGAGGCGGGTTTCGAGATGATCGGAGAGCCACGGGGCCGCGCCGAACTCGGCGGCGTGGGACACCTCGTGGAACGCGATCCACCGGCGGAAGCGGGCCTCCTCCACGTCGAGTGTCTCGGCCACGGCCGAGATGTTCGGGTGGACGAAATAGAGCGCGTGGTCCCGGTCCCCGGGTGCCGCCTCCGCCAGCAGGAGCGGGTCGTACTGG
This window of the Haloplanus rubicundus genome carries:
- a CDS encoding zinc-dependent metalloprotease — encoded protein: MNLFRSVRTVTNASGDGHVDWQAVAEAAKASTDAGRLDLTDAERAGYAADVRDARDRLRSLGGVAFDLPNTVEIQNRHHWIDANVDTFRRVMAPVEREAPNAIFPGITRVVNTGTLSFMLAFLGRNVLGQYDPLLLAEAAPGDRDHALYFVHPNISAVAETLDVEEARFRRWIAFHEVSHAAEFGAAPWLSDHLETRLERGVDALATGELDREAFAELDTAMTAVEGYAELLMDRAFDDDYADLRAKLDARRQGGGPVARLARRLLGLGLKRRQYERGAAFFRTVADERGLEGASAVWERPENLPTDAELDHPERWLARV